One Salmo trutta chromosome 24, fSalTru1.1, whole genome shotgun sequence genomic region harbors:
- the LOC115160565 gene encoding interferon alpha/beta receptor 1a-like: MGEGLKPKVVDSSNNLVTLPDLEAWTWYCVMIQSRYDYYNKTSVYTEPQCMQTEGDTPYGQIFLYFLVSMMVCFLLVLLPSYAFFRFYRVLKNTFYPSIQLPAHIQEVGLTNAYSTVNSITVISRCTVHPLGWVVVVGSQSGETRKWGESVGKESVDKRDLDEGVVDVCV; this comes from the exons ATGGGTGAA GGTCTGAAGCCTAAAGTGGTGGACTCTAGCAACAACCTGGTGACGCTGCCTGATCTGGAGGCCTGGACGTGGTACTGTGTCATGATCCAGTCTCGCTACGACTACTACAACAAGACTAGCGTCTACACAGAACCCCAGTGCATGCAGACAGAGG GTGACACCCCGTACGGGCAGATCTTCCTGTACTTCCTGGTCTCCATGATGGTGTGTTTCCTGCTCGTGTTGCTTCCCTCCTACGCCTTCTTCAGGTTCTACAGAGTCCTCAAAAACACCTTTTACCCCTCTATCCAGCTGCCTGCACACATCCAGGAGGTAGGCCTCACAAACGCTTACTCAACAGTAAACAGCATAACAGTAATATCCAGGTGTACCGTCCATCCTCTTGGTTG GGTTGTAGTGGTGGGGAGCCAATCAGGAGAGACCAGGAAGTGGGGAGAGTCGGTGGGGAAAGAGTCGGTCGACAAAAGAGATCTGGACGAGGGGGTTGTGGATGTGTGCGTctga